The DNA sequence GATAGATGATTCTGGTACCAGTCATAATTACACTGGAAAAGGCGACAGTGGGGAACAATATGACTAGCAAAATCAACGCTGATAACGAACGTAGCATAAACAGGTCACCTATCCTGAAAACAGACAAAAGCAGACTTATCTTGACGATAAGCCTGCCTGTTTCTTACAGATAAGACAGTGTATATTCTGCGACTGCAGTAATTTTACCCGGCTTGGCGTCTGCTGAACTCAACACATAATAACGAGCACCGAAATCGAAGCTTGCGGATGTTTGACCTACGCCCAGTGTCAAACCTGCCACTGTGGTTGGACCATTAAGTACCACTGGCGTCCCACCTGTCCCGCTGGTAGTTAACTGAATACCAAAACCTGCCGCTGCGTTAGTAGAGGTCAGACGGTTACCTAACACTCCTGTCGTTGAATCTACGTTATAGCCTAAAAACTGTGTACTGATACTCTGAGCAGCTGTGCTCGGCGCTGTACAACCTGAAACGGTGACAGTGAATGGCGTCAGGCCAGCTGTTTGCCCGTTAGATAAAGTAGAACCAAATGCTGTTGTTGCTACAGTTGGCAACATAACAACGGAGTTAGTACTACCGTTAATTGCCACTGAGCATGTCTGGCTACTCACTTCACCCTGAAATGTTACTGTAGGTGCAGCAAATGCTGCCGCTGGTAACAATACCGCCGCTGCTAATCCCATGCTGAAAAAATTAAAATAAGCTTTCATAACACTCTCCTTGCTATAAGCGACAACTCAAAAAATTAAGTCAAATATAACTAAATTTCATTGAGTTATAAAAAAACCTGGTGAAGTGCACCAGAAACGGGCGCTAATATATCACATGATTTTTCTAAGAAAATAACCTGATTTTAATAAATCATCTCATTTTGTTTCATCACAAAAACACCTTAATATATAAATATTAAATTTTTAATCATTATGACAATTAATTTACATTTCTTCTGGTTAGCACCATATTTTCCTGACACTCAATACCAACCAAATATTTAACTTTTCACTTTAATATCAATGCATTAGATTTGAATATTTCAGGATATATAAGGAAACCAATTCACCAAAACACACCAGAAATTAAATCATTGATAAGAGAAAATCAGAGAAAGCAGAAGTGAATAATTACGCAAAAAAGACTAAAAAAGGCTCTTAATATTGAATAATTGCCAATTAACATATCTGTAATAACAAAAAACACATAAGTTAACTGAAAGTTAATGAAAACATGGAGAAAGATTTTTTAGCGAGGAGAAATGTAAATTTAAGCTTTGCAATACCTATTAAATAAATAAGCAAAGCTTATTAAACAAGTTCAGTGAGATCGCACTCAAACGTCATAGCAAGTATGAATTTTCGTTTCCAAATCCAGTAAGCTGCAGTCGGTTACTATTGAGTTCAACCGTGGCAAAAACAGGCTGAATTGCATCCCCCTCCACCATTCCCTGTAAAGTGATAAAATCAGTAGATTGCACCCGTGCATGCCCTCCCTGATGATCATGTCCTGCAAAATAGGCCCGCACCTGATAGCGGCACAGCAGGCTGACAATCTGCTCACAATTCCACAAATTGTGTTTGTTTTCCGGGGTTAAAGGATAATGTCCAAAGACAATCACGCATTCCTGTTGCGCTTTTGCATCAATCAATTGCTGTTCCAACCAGGAGAGTTGGGTTTCACCTACTGCACCGTTCCACGGCTGAGCATGGCATTTTTCAGCCGCCTGCAACACAGAGAGCATCTTTTCAGCTTCAGTACGATCCGAGCCATTAGCTGCATTGCAATAGAGACTGATATCATTCCCATCGATCACCACAAAACGATATCCTGTCACTGAGAAGGCATAATAATGTTTGGGGAGCGGTAACGCACTGGCGGCTAAATGTTGTGAAATAACGTCAGCATCATGGTTGCCAATCACTGAAGCGTGAGGATGGCGCAGCTTTTCATAACAGTGCAGTAGCGGGGTAAAGCTTTGCCAATATTGATCGACAAAATCACCCACAGTAACAACAAAAGAGAGCGGCTGTTCATTCAGCTGGCTAATCGCCGAAGATAACTTATCCAGACTCTGACGGTAGAAACGATTGTTGGCTGTATCGCTGTCAGCATATTGTGGGTCAGCCATGATACCGAAACGCACCACTCCGTCAGTCACCGGATTAGGTTTCGGTACCTGATAAAGCTGCCATACTGCGCCCAGTGAGTGCTGCTGCAAGGATGATAATGGTGTCGGACTAAAAGGAGAGTAAGCCATCAGCGAATACCTGCCCGCATAAATGATTGTACAAACTGACGCTGAAAGAATAAAAACAGCACGAGTAAAGGCAGCGTTGTCATCAGCGTGGCTGCGCCAATCAGTGCCCACTGAACACCCTGCTCAGGTGCCGAAAATAGCTGCAAACCAACCGTCAGCGGTCGCACAGTAACAGAGTCTGTGATAACCAAAGGCCAAAGAAAATCATTCCAGTGAAAGCTGATCGACACTAACGCAAAAGCGACATAAACCGGTTTTGCCAGCGGAATATAAATTCGTCACAAAATATAGAATCGACTGGCACCCTCGACCAAAGCCGCTTCTTCCAGCACTAAGGGAATGCTTTTAAACGTCTGCCGCAACAGAAAAATAGCAAATGCAGAAGCAAAATAAGGCAATGCAATTCCTAACAACGTGTCACGTAAGCCTAGTGCGCTGATGGTGTGGTAATTATTCAAAATAAGCACATCGGGGCTGATCATCAGCTGTAATAATACCAGTGCGAACACAATGCCGGCCCCCATAAGGCGAAAACGCACCAATGCATAAGCCGCCATGGTTGCCAGCACCAACTGAAAAACGATGATCAGCAACACCTGTAGTAAGGTGTTGAGGAAATAGCGACCAAAAGGTGCGGCTTGCCACGCTCTGACGAAATTTTCCAGTGTCAGCGGAGCCAGTAAAGAAAAAGAACCCTGACTGGAAGTTGGATGAATAGCTACCCAGCAAGCAACCAGTACCGGCAACAACCACAATGTGGCCACCGCCCAAATCAATAAATTGCCAGCCCAGCTACGCAAGGATAATGAACGTCCTCGGGAGGTGGACGCTGGAAGAGAGAGTGAGTCGCTCATTGATAGTGTGCTCGCTTATCCAGGAGAGTAAATTTTACTAACGCAATCGTCGCCAGAATAATCAACAAGACAACACTCATTGCGGAAGCCGCTGGCAGATCCCAATAGCTGAACGCTGTCCGATAGATATAGAACAATAACAAACTGGTACTGTTATCGGGTCCACCGTTGGTCATGGCGATCACCTGGTCCACGATGCGAAACGCATTCATCGAAGCATTGATCAAAATAAACAGGGTGGTCGGCATCAATAATGGCCACTGTATCCGGCGGAAAAAATAGTAGCGTGAGGCACCTTCAATGTTCGCCGCTTCTGACAGCCTCGGGTCAATTTGTTGTAAAGCGGCCAGATAAAAGATCATAAAAAATCCTGCTTCCCGCCACACAGACACCACCATCAGGCAATACAGTGAGGTGTCAGGTGACCCCAGCCAGTTCACGGCAGGCAAGGAAAATAACGCCAGGAATTTGTTAAGAATGCCGATCTGCGGGGTATAAAAAAATAACCAGAGATTTGCTATTGCCACCATCGGCAACAAAGATGGAATAAAAAACGCGGCCCGAACCAGCGCCGTACCGGCAATACGTCGGTTAACTGCCAGTGCCATCGCTAATGCGAGGCCAACAGCGAGCGGTATGGTAATCAAGGCATACAGCAGATTATTCCCTAAAGCGCGGGTGAAGTTTTCGTCATCAAATAAATCCCGGTAATTTTCCATTCCGACAAACTGCGCGGGGGCTCCCCCGCGCGGTGAATTGAAAAAAGCTCTCCCAAATAGTGGCAACTGCCGGATAGTGTGTGAAAGCCAACAGAAAAATAACCGCCGGGAGCAAAAGCAAATAACCATAAATCTGTAAAGTGCGGCCAGAACTGCGCCGCCCGATTGTCACTGAATCACGCATTTTTCCACCGGCTACTGATAACGTTTCAATAAACGATCTGCCTGCTTCTGCGCATTTTGTAACGCTTCCTGCGGCGTTTTGCTTCCTGTTACAGCGGCTTCAATAGCCCGATTCAGTAACTCCTGAATCTGTACACTGTTATAAGTTGACAACTCAGGTTGCGAATACTTTAACTGTTCACGCGCCACCAGTGCCTGAGGTACTTTCTGCACATACTCCTTCATCACGGACGTATCCCACGCGGCCGGTGAGGTCGCCACATACCCCGTTGCAATACTCCAGCGAGCGGCCTGCTCCGGCGCAGTAAGCCAGTGGATGAATGTCATGGCTGCTTTTTGCTGTACTTCCGTTGTGCCATTGAACAGATAGAGATTACCGCCACCTGTTGGACTACCGCGTTGGTTTTTTTCAGGCAACATGGCAACGCCGAAAGGGAATTTCGAATTTTCACGAATGGTGGTTAAATTACCGGTAGTGGTAACGATCATGGCGGTTTTACCATCAATAAAATCCTGAGGGGTCGTACTCCAGGTGATCGCCCCGTCAGGTGAAACATGATATTTCTGTGCCAAATCACGCAGCCAGGTCAAACTTTCGATATTAGCCGGAGTATCAAAAGTAACAGCTGTACCTTTGCCGTTATCCAGACGTCCACCATTGGTGGCTGTTACCCCCTGGAATGTCCAGTAACCTGTCGGCGTTGACGGAATTTCAATTCCCCATTGTTTCACCTCATTGCCGTTTTTGATCACCAGTTTCTGACCAAAATCGACCACCTGCTGCCAGTTTTGAGGTGCAGTATCAGCATCTAATCCCGCCTGCTTAAAAGCGTCTTTATTCCAGTAAAGCACGGTTGTAGAACGCTGAAATGGGATCCCCCACACCTTCCCGTTAATGTGGCGAATAAATGCAGGATAAAAACCATCAATCCAGGCTTTGCCTGACGCATCACTGGCTTTATTGCTAATAGGCAGGATCGCCCCCGCATCAATCAATGAGTAAGCTTCAATATCGCCAATAACGGCGATTTGCGGAGCATTGCCCCCACGGTAGGCAGTCAGCGCTTTGGTGACTGTTGTCGGATAATCCCCGGTATAAACAGGCTGGATGTGGATATCAGGATGCTGTTTTTCGAAATCAGTGACCAGCGACTCAACGGTCTGACTCACTTTACCGCCTACCGCGATGGGGTAATACATCTGTAAATTGATTTTTTCGGCAGCAACACCACCGCTGACGGCCAGCAATAATGCCAGCGCAGAATAACGAATAGTTAATGACATGGATTTCCCCTGAAAGATAAAAGTAAAAATGACCTTAAGAAACGGCGATGTAGGGCGGTGACATCTGAAACCACGACTCAGCGTCGTGATAGCGCTTTCCCGTTGCTGCATCAAAAATATATTGTGCTGACGCTGACCAGTTCAGCCCGACGAGTGTGTTTTCTGCATAACGTTGCATACCCGGCACTTTCACGATAATCGCATCAGGGACACCTGATATGTGGCAGGACACCAGCGTATCTGCACCCATATACTCAACGCTCTGGATTTTACCCGTGAGCCGTCCTTCAACAGGTGAAGTCAGTGTGATTGACTCTGCACGCAATCCCAGAATCAATGGCTGTGTACCCGCATCGATCAGAATAACTGAGGGGGTTGAGGCGATATGCAGGCTATGACCTTTCCGTGTCAGCGGAATCATATTCATAGGTGGAGCGCCAATAAATTGAGCTGCAAAGATAGTCGCAGGATCGCTGTAAAGGTTTTCAGGGGTATCGTGCTGTTCGATCTCACCATCATTAAGCAGAATGATACTATCGGCCATACTCATGGCTTCAGTTTGATCATGGGTTACATAGACCATGGTAAGACCCAGTTTTTTCTGCAATGCACGAATTTCTCTGCGCATGCTTTGACGTAACTTAGCATCGAGATTAGAAAGGGGTTCATCCATCAGGCACAAGCGATGTTGGGCAATCACCGCCCTGCCTAATGCAACGCGCTGTTGCTGCCCGCCGGACAGTTGTCCCGGCAGACGGTCCATTAGTGTCTCCAGTTCCATCAATGCGGCAACCTCAGAAAGTCGCTGCGCATAATGTTTTTTATCTTCACCACGGGCGCGCAAGCCAAACAGCAGGTTCTCTCGTACATTGAGATGGGGAAAAAGCACATAAGACTGAAAGACCATCGATAAATGACGTTGCGAGGGGGGCAAATCCGTCACTTCTTCCTGGCGGATATGAATGGTTCCTGTGTCTGCGGTTTCAAGACCTGAGATGGTACGTAATAAGGTGGTCTTTCCACAACCTGAAGGCCCGAGCAAAGCAACGAACTGCCCTTCTGGCACTGAAAAGCTGATATTATTCAGGGCAATCTTTTCACCCCAGCGCCTGGAGATATGTTGTAAAGTAAGATAACTCATAATCATTCTTCCCATGAAAGATGCGCTGATACTGGCGGGAAAAAATGACAATTTATGACAGTGATATGAATATTTAAATTTAACATTAAATATCAATTAATTACATTATTAACAAGCAGGGGTATTTAACTTAAAATCGTTGATGACACCACTGGCACTTGCTCCCCTTGTCAGCCACAAGAGATTTTCTGTCACTGATGACTACCCGCTTTCACTCGCAGGCACGCCAGCCGCAACGAAATACAGATGCAGTATCAGCAATTACCCTCAAATCCAACATCGACAAAGAGTGAAAATAAGACCTTATGACGCTTACTGGCAAGCCTCCCGGGTGGTAGTTGCCAGCGACTCGTAAAGTCAGTAACATCAACATAATTTTCCCTAAAAGCGCCTGACACATGATTCACTTGAGCATCGTTAGTCACCATCATGATGAACTGATCATCAGGAATGCCTCACTGTCAGTCATTGCAAAAAAATATCACATCACCATCAAGTGCAACACACCAGCCAGCGACGCGCTGATCTCTTTTGCTACAGAAAATAAAATCACTCTGATTGATGAAAATTATTATGTCGGATTTGGTGAAAATAATAATATTGTTTTTGCGTTTCTGTTAAAGAACCAACTCATCACTGAAAGTGACTATTTCCTCGTAATAAATCCTGACCTCTTTATTGAAAAAACGGAGATAGAAAAACTTGAAAACTCATTATCCACATTAACCGGTGATATTTTTACTATAAACTTATTTTATGATCCCCTATTTCTTAAACCTGAAACATCAATACGTCATTTCCCCTCACTCACTGGTCCACTAAAAGGGTTACTGAGCAAAGATCACCGTTCAGATGCCTATGATAAAAACAGCATCATCGAACCCACCCCTATCGACTGGGCTGCCGGCTCTTTTTTACTTTTCAAAAAGCAAGCCTATCATCAACTGGATGGATTTAGTGAAAAATACTTTATGTATTTTGAGGATGTAGACATTTGCCGCAGAGCAAAAAAAATGGGCATGCAGCTAATTTATCTTCCTGATATAAAAGCCATGCATAAGGGGGGATTCAACAACCGGAATATATTTTCGAAACACTTTCGCTGGTACCTGAAAAGCTACTTAACTTATCATTTCTTCTCCTGAGTGTACGTGCATTAATTTATCAACATAAATAGCCCGACTATGCGGAAAATTTTAAGTCCATAGCTCTTTGCCATCCGGTGTTAACCATACTACTCCTGCAGGAGCTTTAACTAAAAACC is a window from the Erwinia sp. genome containing:
- the smf-1_2 gene encoding Major fimbrial subunit SMF-1 (ID:JIFNMEKO_02122;~source:Prodigal:2.6) translates to MKAYFNFFSMGLAAAVLLPAAAFAAPTVTFQGEVSSQTCSVAINGSTNSVVMLPTVATTAFGSTLSNGQTAGLTPFTVTVSGCTAPSTAAQSISTQFLGYNVDSTTGVLGNRLTSTNAAAGFGIQLTTSGTGGTPVVLNGPTTVAGLTLGVGQTSASFDFGARYYVLSSADAKPGKITAVAEYTLSYL
- the cpdA_3 gene encoding 3',5'-cyclic adenosine monophosphate phosphodiesterase CpdA (ID:JIFNMEKO_02123;~source:Prodigal:2.6), with the translated sequence MAYSPFSPTPLSSLQQHSLGAVWQLYQVPKPNPVTDGVVRFGIMADPQYADSDTANNRFYRQSLDKLSSAISQLNEQPLSFVVTVGDFVDQYWQSFTPLLHCYEKLRHPHASVIGNHDADVISQHLAASALPLPKHYYAFSVTGYRFVVIDGNDISLYCNAANGSDRTEAEKMLSVLQAAEKCHAQPWNGAVGETQLSWLEQQLIDAKAQQECVIVFGHYPLTPENKHNLWNCEQIVSLLCRYQVRAYFAGHDHQGGHARVQSTDFITLQGMVEGDAIQPVFATVELNSNRLQLTGFGNENSYLL
- the sugB gene encoding Trehalose transport system permease protein SugB (ID:JIFNMEKO_02124;~source:Prodigal:2.6); amino-acid sequence: MSDSLSLPASTSRGRSLSLRSWAGNLLIWAVATLWLLPVLVACWVAIHPTSSQGSFSLLAPLTLENFVRAWQAAPFGRYFLNTLLQVLLIIVFQLVLATMAAYALVRFRLMGAGIVFALVLLQLMISPDVLILNNYHTISALGLRDTLLGIALPYFASAFAIFLLRQTFKSIPLVLEEAALVEGASRFYIL
- the ugpA_1 gene encoding sn-glycerol-3-phosphate transport system permease protein UgpA (ID:JIFNMEKO_02125;~source:Prodigal:2.6); translated protein: MENYRDLFDDENFTRALGNNLLYALITIPLAVGLALAMALAVNRRIAGTALVRAAFFIPSLLPMVAIANLWLFFYTPQIGILNKFLALFSLPAVNWLGSPDTSLYCLMVVSVWREAGFFMIFYLAALQQIDPRLSEAANIEGASRYYFFRRIQWPLLMPTTLFILINASMNAFRIVDQVIAMTNGGPDNSTSLLLFYIYRTAFSYWDLPAASAMSVVLLIILATIALVKFTLLDKRAHYQ
- a CDS encoding hypothetical protein (ID:JIFNMEKO_02126;~source:Prodigal:2.6), translating into MRDSVTIGRRSSGRTLQIYGYLLLLPAVIFLLAFTHYPAVATIWESFFQFTARGSPRAVCRNGKLPGFI
- the ugpB_2 gene encoding sn-glycerol-3-phosphate-binding periplasmic protein UgpB (ID:JIFNMEKO_02127;~source:Prodigal:2.6) — its product is MSLTIRYSALALLLAVSGGVAAEKINLQMYYPIAVGGKVSQTVESLVTDFEKQHPDIHIQPVYTGDYPTTVTKALTAYRGGNAPQIAVIGDIEAYSLIDAGAILPISNKASDASGKAWIDGFYPAFIRHINGKVWGIPFQRSTTVLYWNKDAFKQAGLDADTAPQNWQQVVDFGQKLVIKNGNEVKQWGIEIPSTPTGYWTFQGVTATNGGRLDNGKGTAVTFDTPANIESLTWLRDLAQKYHVSPDGAITWSTTPQDFIDGKTAMIVTTTGNLTTIRENSKFPFGVAMLPEKNQRGSPTGGGNLYLFNGTTEVQQKAAMTFIHWLTAPEQAARWSIATGYVATSPAAWDTSVMKEYVQKVPQALVAREQLKYSQPELSTYNSVQIQELLNRAIEAAVTGSKTPQEALQNAQKQADRLLKRYQ
- the ugpC_2 gene encoding sn-glycerol-3-phosphate import ATP-binding protein UgpC (ID:JIFNMEKO_02128;~source:Prodigal:2.6); protein product: MSYLTLQHISRRWGEKIALNNISFSVPEGQFVALLGPSGCGKTTLLRTISGLETADTGTIHIRQEEVTDLPPSQRHLSMVFQSYVLFPHLNVRENLLFGLRARGEDKKHYAQRLSEVAALMELETLMDRLPGQLSGGQQQRVALGRAVIAQHRLCLMDEPLSNLDAKLRQSMRREIRALQKKLGLTMVYVTHDQTEAMSMADSIILLNDGEIEQHDTPENLYSDPATIFAAQFIGAPPMNMIPLTRKGHSLHIASTPSVILIDAGTQPLILGLRAESITLTSPVEGRLTGKIQSVEYMGADTLVSCHISGVPDAIIVKVPGMQRYAENTLVGLNWSASAQYIFDAATGKRYHDAESWFQMSPPYIAVS
- the wbbL gene encoding Rhamnosyltransferase WbbL (ID:JIFNMEKO_02129;~source:Prodigal:2.6); protein product: MIHLSIVSHHHDELIIRNASLSVIAKKYHITIKCNTPASDALISFATENKITLIDENYYVGFGENNNIVFAFLLKNQLITESDYFLVINPDLFIEKTEIEKLENSLSTLTGDIFTINLFYDPLFLKPETSIRHFPSLTGPLKGLLSKDHRSDAYDKNSIIEPTPIDWAAGSFLLFKKQAYHQLDGFSEKYFMYFEDVDICRRAKKMGMQLIYLPDIKAMHKGGFNNRNIFSKHFRWYLKSYLTYHFFS